CGGGGCGTCGCTCAGGGCTAGCCTTGAGTCCCGCCGAAGCGGCGGGATCGAAACCTGCCGGTGCGGCCGAGCCCGCACCTGCAGGCGCATTATTCACGAAGACACTCCAGTCGTGAATAATGCGGGCTCGGTGTCATGTCGCTGAGGAGGCTCTGAGTCGCTCCGCCTCGTGATGTGTGACCAGGGCTTGGATGAGCTCTGCCAGGTCTCCCTCGAGTACGGCCGAGAGATTATACAGGGTTAACCCGATGCGGTGGTCGGTCACCCGACCCTGGGGAAAGTTGTACGTCCGAATCCGCTCGCTCCGATCTCCCGTCCCCACCTGTTGCCGCCTGGCGTCGGCGATCTCGCGCTCTTGCTCGGCCCGGGCCTGCTCCAGAAGACGCGCTCGGAGGACCTTGAGAGCCTTGGCCTTGTTCTTGTGCTGGGACCGTTCGTCCTGGCAGGAGACGACCAAACCTGTCGGGAGATGGGTCATCCGAACCGCCGAATCGGTGACATTAACATGCTGTCCCCCGTGCCCGCTGGCCCGGAAGACGTCGATCTGGAGATCCTTCGGGTCGATCTGGACCTCCACCTCTTCCGCTTCGGGGAGGACCGCCACCGTCACCGTTGAGGTGTGAATCCGGCCGCCCGCCTCGGTCACCGGAACCCGCTGCACCCGGTGCACACCACTCTCCTGCCGGAGCTTCCGGAAGGCTCCCTTTCCCTCAATCGCTAGGATAACCTCCTTCATCCCTCCGATCCCGGTGGGATGGGCCGAGAGCATCTCCACCCTCCAGCCCTGGGACTCGGCATGCCGGGTATACATCCGGAGAAGATCAGCGGCAAATAATGCTGCCTCTCCCCCACCAGCCCCAGCCCGGATCTCCATGATTACTCCCTTCTCGCCGGCCAGATCCTTCGGGAGGAGCATCTCCTTGAGTTCCTGCTCTAAAACCTCTTGCCGCTTCCCGAGCGCCTCGAGTTCTCCCGCGGCGAGCGCCCGCATCTCCGAGTCGGCCGTCTCCTCAAGGAGCACTGCCGCCCCCTCCTGCTCTTGGAGCAGTTGTCGGTAGCCCCGGTATTTTTCCACAATCGGATGGAGATCTGCGTGGGCCTTGGCGTGGCGTTGAAAGGTGCTAGGATCCTTCAGAACCGAGGGATCGGCCATCTTCTGGCTCAAGTCCTCGTACCGCGTTTCGATCTCCCCCAGCTTGTCCAGCCACGTTAGCATAAGAGCACGTTCATACCTCACCGATCAGCACAGGGGCATTCATTCCCTCTCAGTGATCCGTGAGTTATGAACCTTGACCCGTCTTGCGCCGGTATCTGCGCTGGAATCGCTCCACACGCCCTTCGCTGTCTACCAGCTTCTGCCGTCCGGTAAAGAAGGGATGACATTTGGAGCAGATTTCCACCCGGCCCTTCGGGACGACCGACCGGGTATGGATGACCTCGCCGCAGGCGCAGGTAATGGTACAATCTACGTATTCAGGATGGATCCCCTTCTTCATCTCTGCTTCTCCTGTTCCCAACACAAGGGATTCGTAGCTTCTCCACAAGTATCGAATTGTAGCATGCTTCACCCCGAGGGCAACAAAAAAGCAGCCTCTCGGCTGCTTTCGTCCCTCGACCTCGCCCTCTACTTAGGTGTTCATGGACCGGAGAAAGTCCGC
This Candidatus Methylomirabilota bacterium DNA region includes the following protein-coding sequences:
- the prfA gene encoding peptide chain release factor 1; this encodes MLTWLDKLGEIETRYEDLSQKMADPSVLKDPSTFQRHAKAHADLHPIVEKYRGYRQLLQEQEGAAVLLEETADSEMRALAAGELEALGKRQEVLEQELKEMLLPKDLAGEKGVIMEIRAGAGGGEAALFAADLLRMYTRHAESQGWRVEMLSAHPTGIGGMKEVILAIEGKGAFRKLRQESGVHRVQRVPVTEAGGRIHTSTVTVAVLPEAEEVEVQIDPKDLQIDVFRASGHGGQHVNVTDSAVRMTHLPTGLVVSCQDERSQHKNKAKALKVLRARLLEQARAEQEREIADARRQQVGTGDRSERIRTYNFPQGRVTDHRIGLTLYNLSAVLEGDLAELIQALVTHHEAERLRASSAT
- the rpmE gene encoding 50S ribosomal protein L31 translates to MKKGIHPEYVDCTITCACGEVIHTRSVVPKGRVEICSKCHPFFTGRQKLVDSEGRVERFQRRYRRKTGQGS